One window from the genome of Pempheris klunzingeri isolate RE-2024b chromosome 7, fPemKlu1.hap1, whole genome shotgun sequence encodes:
- the vgll4l gene encoding vestigial like 4 like, with the protein MAVANFQYITRMSSGFKVYILEGQPHLRSEDRYRHITNDRARVPTVYPIKRKRSHERGLTLEERRERALSRSSGRAAQRAAPAPAVFNRPQSPTSTWSPTPSPTSPLPPHVYYTPIMDEPLALIKKPRKDHESTEEKAKPSSTTQIQMRPSVITCVSSSRNPSCRSDINSSTSSVISKCNYDHVVEEHFQRSLGVNYQTARSQQLSISVSVDDHFAKALGDKWLQIKSKSSSCSSTPPSSPSVTHSPTYSHSPNQSRKESTSSSSSTSSHWSGN; encoded by the exons ATGGCTGTGGCTAATTTCCAATACATCACTCGGATGAGCAGTGGCTTCAAGGTCTACATTTTAGAGG gtCAGCCCCACCTCAGGAGTGAAGACAGATACAGACATATCACGAATGACCGGGCTCGAGTCCCAACTGTGTATCCAATCAAACGCAAGCGCAGCCACGAGAGAGGCCTGACGTTGGAGGAGAG GCGAGAGCGGGCACTGAGCAGAAGCAGCGGCAGAGCTGCCCAGAGAGCAGCACCGGCGCCGGCGGTGTTCAACAGGCCGCAGAGTCCCACATCTACCTGGAGTCCCACACCGAGCCCCACCAGCCCCCTGCCCCCCCATGTGTACTACACACCAATCATGGATGAACCCCTTGCCCTCATCAAGAAACCAAGAAAAGACCATGAAAGCACAGAGGAGAAGGCCAAACCCTCTTCTACCACCCAAATCCAG atgCGTCCCTCTGTAATCACCTGTGTGTCCTCATCGAGAAACCCCTCCTGCAGATCCGACATCAACAGCAGCACCTCATCAG TGATTTCCAAATGCAACTACGACCACGTGGTGGAGGAGCATTTCCAGAGGAGCCTGGGAGTGAACTACCAGACAGCTCGCTCCCAGCAGCTCTCCATCAGCGTGTCTGTCGACGACCACTTTGCCAAGGCTTTGGGAGACAAATGGCTGCAGATTAAATCCAAGTCTTCCTCCTGTTCTTCAACACCTCCCAGCAGCCCAAGTGTTACTCACTCCCccacctacagccacagcccAAATCAGTCCCGCAAAGAGTCCACCAGCAGCTCATCGTCAACTTCCAGCCACTGGTCCGGCAATTAA